One segment of Triticum aestivum cultivar Chinese Spring chromosome 2A, IWGSC CS RefSeq v2.1, whole genome shotgun sequence DNA contains the following:
- the LOC123191575 gene encoding UDP-glycosyltransferase 89B2-like produces MPSSIYAAPQASASNGVGNGDGKPHVLVVPYPAHGHMLPLLDLAALLTARGLALTVAVTAGNVPLLATFLAAFPSVATVVLPFPSSPFLPAGCGENTKDLPADLFRPFMASLAALSAPLLSWCKSQPRGVTAIVSDLFMGWTLPLIEELGVPHVAFSCANVHYLATTHSLWQPAVDVQGACARRRGVRDDPADLPMEYRELVLHGKLVRDARGGLRGAPAPRPDGEVGVRGGRAVGRRAQLRRTWREASDGPGEGDRVAGRVRRRLRRVRLLRVAAGAVTGAGGVSGRRSSAGSVAFVWAVRSGTVVPEGFEAAATAASRGMAIRGWAPQVEILCHRAVGWFLTHCGWNSVLEATAAGVAMLTWPMGADQFINASVLAEAGVAVPVAEGADAVPDAGKMASVIAAAVAKEGESVRKRAVELGRKAATVVAEGGTSHIDLEELVRVLSDVDYYLRS; encoded by the exons atgccgtcgtccATATACGCCGCACCACAGGCAAGCGCAAGCAACGGCGTTGGCAATGGCGACGGCAAGCCACACGTGCTTGTTGTCCCTTACCCGGCGCATGGTCACATGCTGCCTCTCCTCGACCTCGCGGCGCTGCTCACCGCACGGGGCCTCGCGCTCACCGTCGCCGTCACGGCAGGCAACGTCCCGCTCCTCGCGACATTCCTCGCAGCGTTCCCGTCAGTCGCCACCGTCGTTCTGCCTTTCCCTTCCTCGCCGTTCCTCCCGGCCGGGTGCGGCGAGAACACCAAGGACCTCCCGGCCGATCTCTTCCGCCCGTTCATGGCCTCCCTGGCGGCCCTCTCCGCGCCTCTCCTCTCCTGGTGCAAGTCCCAGCCCCGCGGCGTGACGGCCATCGTCTCCGACCTGTTCATGGGGTGGACACTCCCGCTCATCGAGGAGCTCGGCGTGCCGCACGTGGCCTTCTCGTGTGCCAACGTTCACTACCTCGCCACGACGCACTCCCTCTG GCAGCCTGCCGTGGATGTTCAGGGTGCATGTGCCCGGCGACGAGGTGTCAGAGACGATCCGGCGGATCTTCCTATGGAATATAGAGAGCTCGTGCTTCATGGCAAACTCGTTCGTGACGCTCGAGGCGGCCTACGTGGAGCGCCCGCTCCCCGACCTGATGGCGAAGTGGGTGTTCGCGGTGGGCGCGCTGTCGGACGACGTGCGCAACTGCGACGAACATGGCGGGAAGCCAGCGATGGCCCCGGCGAAGGTGACCGCGTGGCTGGACGGGTTCGACGACGGCTCCGTCGTGTACGTCTGCTTCGGGTCGCAGCAGGCGCTGTCACCGGCGCAGGCGGCGTGAGTGGCCGGCGCTCTAGCGCTGGCTCGGTGGCTTTCGTCTGGGCGGTGAGGAGCGGCACCGTCGTGCCGGAGGGGTTCGAGGCCGCAGCCACGGCGGCGTCACGGGGCATGGCAATCCGCGGGTGGGCGCCGCAAGTGGAGATCCTGTGCCACCGCGCCGTGGGGTGGTTCCTCacgcactgcgggtggaactcgGTGCTCGAGGCGACCGCGGCCGGCGTGGCAATGCTCACGTGGCCGATGGGCGCCGACCAGTTCATCAACGCGTCGGTGCTTGCGGAGGCAGGCGTGGCGGTGCCGGTGGCAGAGGGCGCCGACGCCGTGCCAGACGCTGGAAAGATGGCGAGCGTCATCGCTGCAGCTGTCGCAAAGGAGGGGGAGTCCGTGAGAAAGCGTGCGGTGGAGCTCGGCCGGAAGGCGGCCACCGTGGTGGCGGAGGGCGGAACCTCGCACATTGATTTGGAAGAGTTGGTGCGTGTGCTCAGTGACGTCgactactacctccgttcctaa